The nucleotide window GGCAGAGGTAAAGTTGAATTTGAGCGAGGCCTATAAAACGCATCAACAAACCTTTACCGTAAATGGTAAGAATATTCGCATTACCGTGCCGGCCGGTATTGAAAACGGACAGGAAATAAAAATTAAAGGATATGGCGGGGCCGGCGTAAACGGCGGACCCGCCGGGGATCTGTTTATTACCTTTAATATTATCAACGATACGTCATTTATAAGGAAAGGTAACGACCTGTACAAAGAGGTACCCGTTAACTTGTACAAGGCTGTTTTAGGTGGCGATGAAACCATTGAAACAATGGATGGAAAAGTGAAACTTGTTTTACAGCCAGAGACATCCAACGGGACAAAAGTGCGGTTAAAGGGAAAAGGTTTCCCGGTTTATAAAAATGAAGGCCAGTTCGGAGATCTTTATATCACCTGGCAGGTTCTGTTGCCCACCCATCTTACCGAAAAGGAAAAGGAATTATTTCAACAACTGGCCGATGAAGCCTCTAAAAAATAAGCTATGACCAACGAAAACAATATTTTAATAGAGGAGTGCTGCAAACATTACCGCATTGAAACCTCATTCGTGAAGACCTTAAATGAATACGGGCTGGTTGAACTGAGTTATACCAACGAGTCTTATTTTATCCATAGCGACCAGCTTTCACTGCTTGAAAAATATATGCACCTGCATTACGACCTCGATATAAATATGGAAGGAATAGAAGCCATTAGTCACTTGTTGGAAAAGATAGAGCGGCTTCAATTGGAGTTAAGAGTATTAAAAGGTTAGTCCCGCTCCTTATGCCATGAGGGCAATCGTTTGCGCAAAGCTTTGCGGTTAGCAGGTTTCAGTGTTTCTTTGAGGGATTGTTTTTCAATTACTCCAACCTCAAAGTTTATGAACTTTTTTTACTTTTTGTTGCTGTCTTGCTTAGCTGTACACGGGGCATCAGGGCAATCCCTGCCCATTGAGCTACAAACACCCGAAATTGTTGCTGTAAACCGAATGCCCATGCGTGCCGCGGCATTTGCTTATGAAAATAAAGTACTGGCAGAAAAGCGGGTAAAAGAACAATCCGCCTTTTTCTTATCATTAAATGGTAGCTGGAAGTTCAATTGGGTGCAGAACCCCAATGATCGTCCTAAAGATTTTTATGCAACCAATTTTGATGACAGCCAGTGGAAAAGCTTTACAGTTCCCGCTAACTGGGAGTTAAACGGGTACGGCTTACCCATTTATGTAAATCACCCCTATGAGTTTGCGGGGCGCAGGCTCACAGGTGCCAAAATGAATCCACCTTTTGATATTCCGGCTGATAATAACCCGGTTGGTTCTTATCGTAAGAAAATAACCATTCCGGCCTACTGGGATGGTCGCCAGGTATTTATTCACCTGGGAGCTGTGAAATCTGCGTTCTTTATTTGGGTTAACGGACAAAAAGTAGGCTATAGCGAGGATAGTAAGCTTGCTGCTGAGTTTGATATCACAAAGTATGTCAAAGCAGGTGATAATATTATAGCATTAGAAGTGTATCGCTGGAGCGATGGCAGCTACCTGGAATGCCAGGATATGTGGCGCATTTCGGGTATAGAAAGGGATGTGTATTTATATGCAACGCCTAAGCTGGATATACGCGACTTTAAAGTGCAAAGTGGTCTTGTCAATAATTATAAAGATGGACAACTGAAGGTAGATGTTGAAGTGAACAGCTACAAAACTGATGTAAAAACCTTGCACTCCAGGCCGGATAGTTTCTATGTTGACCTTCAATTGGTAGATGCAAAGGGAAAAGAAGTATTCAGCAGGAATGATGAAAAAGCGCAAACGGTATTAGGGCGCTATAAAACCAAGGTGTCATTTACAGGTGTTATACCTTCGGTGAATGCCTGGTCTGCTGAAATTCCTTACCTGTATACATTATACCTGTCTCTTAAAGATAAAACGGGCACTGTAATCGAAGTAGTACCCGTTCGTGTGGGGTTCAGAACTGTGGAGATCAAAGGCCGCGATTTTTTAGTGAATGGCAAGCGTGTATTTTTTAAGGGAGTTAACCGGCATGAACATAATCCCCAAACAGGCCATACTTTAACCAGGGCCGATATGTTGAAGGATATGGAAATGATGAAGAAGCTGAACGTAAATGCCGTAAGACATTCACATTATCCCCCCGATCCTTACTGGATGGATCTTTGCGACGAATATGGCTTATACGTTATAGATGAAGCCAATATTGAATCGCATGGCCGGTATTACGACCTGGAGTACACTTTTGCCAACGACAAGCAATGGCGTATGCCCCACCTGGAACGAATAACACGCATGTACGAGCGCGACAAAAATTATCCGTCGGTTATCACCTGGTCTTTAGGCAATGAAGCGGGTAACGGAGTAAATATGTATGAGGCTTATGAATGGCTTAGAAAAAACGACAACAGGCCGGTACAGTATGAACGTGCAGAGCGTGATTATAACACGGATGTGATCTGCCCCCAATACCCTTCACCTGATTGGGTAGCAGGATGGGGGAAAGCTAAAGAACAGCGGCCGCTTATTATGAGCGAGTATGCACATATAATGGGCAATAGCCTCGGCAATTTTAAAGAGTATTGGGATGCTATTGAGTCAACCCCCGGCGCGCAGGGCGGATATGTTTGGGAGTGGATCGATCAGTCATTCGATACGGTTAAAAATGGAAAACGTATTATGGCTTACGGTGGTGATTTCCCATTGAACGGCCCGGTGAATGAGGATTTCAGTGATAACAATTTTTGTGTAAAGGGAGTGGTTACTGCTTACCGCGAATTAACACCCATGGCGGTTGAATTAAAAAAAGTGCACCAGTTTATTAAAACAAAATATATCGCCAATAACACTATCAATATCGCCAATACTTATTTCTTCCGGGGCACCAATAACATCCAGTTGTTTTGGGAAGTGCTGGAAGACGGAAAGCCGGTGGAAAAAGGAACGGTAAATAATCTGCATATTCAGCCGGGAGCGAATATGGATATTAAGCTGCCTGTTAAAAGCAAGTTCAAAGAAGGTAAAGAGTATTTTTTGAATGTTTATTACCGGTTAAAAACTGCAGAGCCTTTGCTGGAAAAAGGTTATGAGCTGGCCTGTGAGCAGATGGCGTATGCGGGGAAGCCTGTAGCTGCCAAACCTGTAAATCTTACGGGAGCGATCCGTGAGTCAAAAGCCGGCAATTGGCTCACCTTAACCGGCAGGAATTTTAAGGTGGTATTTGACACGAAGAAAGGCATACTTTCTTCTTATACTATTGGCATTGTACCGGTGCTGGAGAACGGGCCCCAGCCTGGCTTTTACA belongs to Niabella yanshanensis and includes:
- a CDS encoding DnaJ C-terminal domain-containing protein, with the protein product MEYIDYYKVLGVEKNATADDIKKAYRKLARKHHPDLNPNDPEAVKIFQQINEAHEVLSDADKRKKYDQYGQDWKHADQFEQARRQRQQESSSQHAYGGEEHFSYSNEGDFSDFFSQMFGGMGGGASQRNVKYKGQDYRAEVKLNLSEAYKTHQQTFTVNGKNIRITVPAGIENGQEIKIKGYGGAGVNGGPAGDLFITFNIINDTSFIRKGNDLYKEVPVNLYKAVLGGDETIETMDGKVKLVLQPETSNGTKVRLKGKGFPVYKNEGQFGDLYITWQVLLPTHLTEKEKELFQQLADEASKK
- a CDS encoding chaperone modulator CbpM, whose amino-acid sequence is MTNENNILIEECCKHYRIETSFVKTLNEYGLVELSYTNESYFIHSDQLSLLEKYMHLHYDLDINMEGIEAISHLLEKIERLQLELRVLKG
- a CDS encoding glycoside hydrolase family 2 TIM barrel-domain containing protein; amino-acid sequence: MNFFYFLLLSCLAVHGASGQSLPIELQTPEIVAVNRMPMRAAAFAYENKVLAEKRVKEQSAFFLSLNGSWKFNWVQNPNDRPKDFYATNFDDSQWKSFTVPANWELNGYGLPIYVNHPYEFAGRRLTGAKMNPPFDIPADNNPVGSYRKKITIPAYWDGRQVFIHLGAVKSAFFIWVNGQKVGYSEDSKLAAEFDITKYVKAGDNIIALEVYRWSDGSYLECQDMWRISGIERDVYLYATPKLDIRDFKVQSGLVNNYKDGQLKVDVEVNSYKTDVKTLHSRPDSFYVDLQLVDAKGKEVFSRNDEKAQTVLGRYKTKVSFTGVIPSVNAWSAEIPYLYTLYLSLKDKTGTVIEVVPVRVGFRTVEIKGRDFLVNGKRVFFKGVNRHEHNPQTGHTLTRADMLKDMEMMKKLNVNAVRHSHYPPDPYWMDLCDEYGLYVIDEANIESHGRYYDLEYTFANDKQWRMPHLERITRMYERDKNYPSVITWSLGNEAGNGVNMYEAYEWLRKNDNRPVQYERAERDYNTDVICPQYPSPDWVAGWGKAKEQRPLIMSEYAHIMGNSLGNFKEYWDAIESTPGAQGGYVWEWIDQSFDTVKNGKRIMAYGGDFPLNGPVNEDFSDNNFCVKGVVTAYRELTPMAVELKKVHQFIKTKYIANNTINIANTYFFRGTNNIQLFWEVLEDGKPVEKGTVNNLHIQPGANMDIKLPVKSKFKEGKEYFLNVYYRLKTAEPLLEKGYELACEQMAYAGKPVAAKPVNLTGAIRESKAGNWLTLTGRNFKVVFDTKKGILSSYTIGIVPVLENGPQPGFYRAATDNDIGAGLNQSLRIWKDAYDKSGAANLTTEQIGNGAYKISITKNILEGKAGISEIFTVYGDGSIHVANNFTVDASGPKTIMRLGNNLTVNKQFSNIQWYGRGPWENYWDRKYASEVGIYRQQLNQQYFPYARPQESGNKTDVRWFTLTNGKGKGIRVDFADSLLSFAALPYSVDDLDPAPEKHQYHSEELVTRDKIYVHIDLKQLGVQGIDSWGAMPLKKYWIAPGSYSYSYWIRPL